A single genomic interval of Argopecten irradians isolate NY chromosome 8, Ai_NY, whole genome shotgun sequence harbors:
- the LOC138328936 gene encoding uncharacterized protein yields MNTAICLLLLLNFIAPVQSQSWANRYRNPYIAFSVQRLCWGTTCGGFEQLCDIATFPCLVAPCPKYPMCFQTNGSIQKSGVCPRPWNVLSSDVPCNTDWACADNMICCHGFFGSTCLAGATPALP; encoded by the exons ATGAATACAGCAATTTGTCTTCTTCTG TTGTTAAACTTCATCGCTCCAGTACAAAGCCAGAGCTGGGCTAACCGATACCGTAACCCCTACATAGCATTCAGCGTACAGCGACTTTGCTGG ggCACCACATGCGGTGGGTTTGAGCAACTATGTGACATAGCAACTTTTCCATGCCTGGTGGCTCCGTGTCCGAAATATCCAATGTGTTTTCAGA CAAACGGAAGTATACAGAAAAGCGGTGTTTGCCCTCGACCATGGAATGTACTGAGCAGCGACGTACCGTGTAATACTGATTGGGCATGCGCAGACAATATGATCTGTTGTCATGGTTTCTTTGGTAGCACGTGCCTGGCCGGTGCCACACCAGCTTTACCATGA
- the LOC138330210 gene encoding uncharacterized protein isoform X1, which yields MMRLYFLRNVCTRMVDACACLILASFLGLSASANARDVHTGTRALVSNLDDVSEKLVEAVRAVRRLKKFLNDEAPSCLVSATDCSMGYIDPIEGFIDVVSNPNSPGKRSVRSVNSPTLLQKRYVDDILNKKELIGRMQSTLTDILNAIHNERKRSCKLNLGFHCQTEEYSAIADMYNFLQSAMSPGKRK from the exons ATGATGAG ATTGTATTTTTTACGGAACGTTTGTACTAGAATGGTTGACGCATGCGCCTGTCTTATCCTCGCCTCATTTCTGGGATTGTCTGCCTCCGCTAACGCACGGGACGTACACACGGGAACTCGGGC TTTGGTATCCAACCTTGATGACGTTAGTGAAAAGCTAGTGGAAGCAGTACGGGCTGTTCGGAGACTCAAGAAATTTTTAAACGA TGAAGCGCCTTCCTGCCTCGTCTCTGCCACCGACTGTTCTATGGGGTATATCGATCCTATTGAGGGATTTATAGATGTAGTCAGTAACCCTAACAGTCCGGGCAAACGCTCAGTTAGAAGTGTAAACAGCCCGACACTTTTACAGAAAAG atacGTGGACGATATTCTCAATAAAAAAGAACTTATTGGACGCATGCAATCAACACTCACAGATATTCTGAACGCCATCCATAATGAAAG GAAACGAAGCTGTAAACTGAACCTTGGCTTCCATTGCCAGACAGAAGAGTACTCGGCAATAGCCGACATGTATAACTTCCTGCAGAGTGCAATGAGTCCGGGGAAACGGAAgtga
- the LOC138330210 gene encoding uncharacterized protein isoform X2: MVDACACLILASFLGLSASANARDVHTGTRALVSNLDDVSEKLVEAVRAVRRLKKFLNDEAPSCLVSATDCSMGYIDPIEGFIDVVSNPNSPGKRSVRSVNSPTLLQKRYVDDILNKKELIGRMQSTLTDILNAIHNERKRSCKLNLGFHCQTEEYSAIADMYNFLQSAMSPGKRK; encoded by the exons ATGGTTGACGCATGCGCCTGTCTTATCCTCGCCTCATTTCTGGGATTGTCTGCCTCCGCTAACGCACGGGACGTACACACGGGAACTCGGGC TTTGGTATCCAACCTTGATGACGTTAGTGAAAAGCTAGTGGAAGCAGTACGGGCTGTTCGGAGACTCAAGAAATTTTTAAACGA TGAAGCGCCTTCCTGCCTCGTCTCTGCCACCGACTGTTCTATGGGGTATATCGATCCTATTGAGGGATTTATAGATGTAGTCAGTAACCCTAACAGTCCGGGCAAACGCTCAGTTAGAAGTGTAAACAGCCCGACACTTTTACAGAAAAG atacGTGGACGATATTCTCAATAAAAAAGAACTTATTGGACGCATGCAATCAACACTCACAGATATTCTGAACGCCATCCATAATGAAAG GAAACGAAGCTGTAAACTGAACCTTGGCTTCCATTGCCAGACAGAAGAGTACTCGGCAATAGCCGACATGTATAACTTCCTGCAGAGTGCAATGAGTCCGGGGAAACGGAAgtga